ATTCCACATCCGCCTTTTCAATCAATGCAAGATTTCTTACGCACAATTCCAATAACATCCAAATATCTCTCCTAGTATTCTTCTGCCATAATCTTTTTCAATTTTCTCATCACTACAATGGTGTCATCTACACTTCGGATGGCACACATAATTGTATCATCCCCTGCAATGCACCCCACCAACTCGTGCATATGCATCGCATCAATTGCAGCAGCCACCGCCATCGCCATACCTGATAAGGTTTTGACTACCAAAATATTTTGTGCCATATCCATGGACACAAATCCCTCTCTCAGGATGCGAATATTTTTATCTGGTAAATGCTCGTTACTGCGAAATGTTGCGTATTTTTGCCTTCCATTATCTAACAGAACCTTAATTAACCTAAGCTCTCGAATATCTCTTGAAATTGTCGCCTGTGTCACATCATATCCAGCTTCTTTGAGTCTATCTGCCAACTCCTCTTGTGTTTCTATCTCATATTTCCCAATGAGCTCTACTATCTTTGAGTGTCTTTCTGGTTTCATTTAAATCCCTTTCATCTTCTTTCTCAAATTATCCAGAAAACTTCCCCCCTGGCGCTTGACAAATTTCGCCACGGCATCAGCCTCCTTCAAAAGAATTCGGTCCCCTACCAATAAATCAACCTCT
This region of Lachnospiraceae bacterium oral taxon 096 genomic DNA includes:
- a CDS encoding arginine repressor (regulates arginine biosynthesis when complexed with arginine by binding at site that overlap the promotors of the arginine biosynthesis genes); the encoded protein is MKPERHSKIVELIGKYEIETQEELADRLKEAGYDVTQATISRDIRELRLIKVLLDNGRQKYATFRSNEHLPDKNIRILREGFVSMDMAQNILVVKTLSGMAMAVAAAIDAMHMHELVGCIAGDDTIMCAIRSVDDTIVVMRKLKKIMAEEY